A stretch of Balneolaceae bacterium DNA encodes these proteins:
- a CDS encoding efflux RND transporter periplasmic adaptor subunit, which produces MKTFYKSITTIILLTALISCGGGESEPSEFRGFGNSGGQEAISVEAIPVQSATISEQVSAFGNIQTKDLVEIVPQVSNRITEIHADLGDNVSQGQLLAEIYEAPFREAVQQAEAQVRQARATLERDSTELGRQEQLFERDVISRAEYETARSTYLNSLAQFESAEASLAQSREDLENTDIVSPVYGVVLSRSISEGDLATTGTTLFEIANLTGFETRVFLPIHDWERVEIGQPVTMALSSDGESIAEGVVSMKSPRLDPTTGLGEVVISLTNTSSSVYQGALVQTRINLQTKQNVVVIPRSALVEKVETYIEPETGTIELQRSYSAFVTQGDTSAVRRDVELGIEQGDRIEVVNGLQPGDQLVVTGQQSLEDGSPIQIAGSTPSLSAESSDTTGTAGRQPGAGTGESDSQQAEQN; this is translated from the coding sequence TTGAAAACATTCTATAAAAGTATCACAACTATCATCTTACTAACCGCTCTTATATCCTGTGGCGGAGGGGAATCTGAACCATCTGAATTCCGGGGATTTGGTAATTCCGGAGGACAAGAAGCTATCAGTGTTGAAGCTATTCCCGTTCAAAGTGCCACCATTTCTGAACAGGTAAGTGCTTTTGGAAATATCCAGACAAAAGACCTTGTTGAAATTGTTCCACAGGTATCCAATCGAATTACAGAAATACATGCTGATCTGGGCGATAATGTGAGCCAGGGACAATTACTGGCTGAAATTTATGAAGCGCCATTCCGGGAAGCTGTTCAGCAGGCCGAAGCTCAAGTCCGCCAGGCACGTGCAACTTTGGAACGAGACAGTACTGAATTGGGCCGGCAGGAGCAACTTTTTGAACGCGATGTTATCAGCCGGGCAGAATACGAAACAGCACGAAGTACCTATCTAAATAGTCTTGCGCAGTTTGAATCGGCTGAAGCTTCTCTTGCTCAAAGCAGGGAAGATCTTGAAAATACAGATATCGTTTCTCCCGTTTACGGTGTTGTGTTAAGCCGCTCTATTTCTGAGGGTGATCTTGCAACAACCGGAACCACACTTTTTGAAATTGCCAATCTTACCGGGTTCGAAACACGGGTGTTCCTGCCCATTCACGATTGGGAGCGTGTAGAGATCGGGCAACCGGTAACAATGGCACTCTCTTCAGATGGCGAATCGATTGCCGAAGGTGTTGTATCCATGAAAAGTCCGCGGCTGGACCCCACAACCGGACTTGGCGAAGTTGTTATCTCTCTTACAAATACATCTTCATCTGTTTATCAGGGGGCATTGGTTCAAACCCGTATTAACCTTCAGACAAAACAGAACGTAGTTGTTATTCCACGATCGGCACTGGTTGAAAAAGTGGAAACCTACATTGAACCGGAAACCGGAACTATTGAATTACAGCGATCATATTCTGCCTTTGTCACCCAGGGAGATACTTCCGCCGTTCGGAGAGATGTAGAACTGGGTATTGAACAGGGAGATCGAATTGAGGTTGTTAACGGCCTGCAGCCTGGCGACCAACTTGTGGTTACAGGACAACAAAGCCTTGAAGATGGTTCACCTATTCAAATAGCAGGGAGTACTCCTTCGTTATCGGCAGAATCATCCGATACCACCGGCACTGCCGGCAGACAGCCCGGGGCAGGTACAGGAGAATCCGATTCGCAGCAAGCCGAACAGAATTAA